One genomic window of Notamacropus eugenii isolate mMacEug1 chromosome 6, mMacEug1.pri_v2, whole genome shotgun sequence includes the following:
- the LOC140510659 gene encoding uncharacterized protein: MAQRNRKPKRKLKCCPCLSSPGTDEDGAGEQCIPSESDEEAKLLGHYENSDDNKENVSKICYQIKEKARKYRKEWKAPMNSQNRQLCEEGEDTIENHELLKSASNISNASTFKNNKNSKSRNRGKAIKSGLEYIKPTKNDGGQKQAFSLSSLSSSIMEKKTKWKKTPLKSNSQGQLPDRNFKRVCKSPRLPKRNKNKAKPLCRHLRTFPSQNPYLNESDGASISRDNDDGKTLCKYKGINSALCYFEDSLLTRFKKCRKPHKGLSVRQAVGVKTPERNRCQKRLQPLLSSSPIALEFKTYNSEEEFCTGSLIENRDSPEVKSSTEEVCSSFDHSQNISLTQRSLLSRNVSDSPNSSLSSPAPKRAKNASTELNDKPSHPPNNLPQLSSNEETFLENNNLSQVNLKCFEKIRKYSSTKEKAIQTEDFFGSSVVATSLLFRREVDLCEKPLDLTLPGRSRSWVHGAENVSCSTLATGDGVHIIPHNVSATICPMEDQPVGSALATTVLSDDGQEKKCACSQLRKPDEIKYIQTKLNSSFFFKTKGEPDFNIPKEPLVKLKNEAKIDSI, from the exons ATGGCTCAGAGGAACCGAAAACCTAAGAGAAAGCTGAAATGCTGCCCGTGCCTCTCCTCGCCCGGGACAGACGAGGATGGGGCTGGAGAGCAG TGCATTCCTTCGGAATCAGATGAAGAGGCAAAGCTACTTGGTCACTATGAAAACTCTGATGACAACAAGGAAAACGTCAGTAAAATTTGTtaccaaataaaagaaaaagctaGAAAGTACAGGAAAGAATGGAAAGCTCCCATGAACAGTCAGAATAGACAACTGTGTGAAGAAGGAGAAGACACCATAGAGAACCACGAACTGTTGAAGAGTGCTTCAAACATTTCTAATGCTTCAACttttaagaataataaaaattctaaaaGCAGAAATCGTGGCAAGGCTATAAAAAGTGGTCTGGAGTATATCAAACCAACCAAAAATGACGGTGGTCAGAAGCAAgctttttctctgtcatctctGTCTTCGTCtattatggaaaagaaaacaaagtggaaaaaaacaCCTCTGAAAAGCAATAGTCAAGGCCAGCTGCCAGACAGAAACTTCAAAAGAGTTTGTAAAAGCCCCAGACTACCAAAACGGAATAAAAACAAGGCTAAACCACTCTGTCGGCACTTACGTACCTTCCCATCACAAAATCCCTATTTAAATGAGAGCGATGGAGCCAGTATTTCTAGAGACAATGATGATGGTAAAACCTTGTGTAAATATAAAGGTATTAATTCTGCACTATGCTATTTTGAAGATAGCCTCCTAACCAGGTTCAAGAAGTGTAGGAAACCACATAAGGGACTCTCTGTCAGGCAGGCAGTAGGAGTTAAAACCCCTGAAAGAAACAGGTGCCAAAAGCGTCTCCAGCCTCTTTTGTCTTCTAGTCCTATTGCCctggaatttaaaacttataATTCAGAAGAGGAATTCTGTACAGGAAGCCTGATAGAGAATAGGGATTCTCCAGAGGTGAAGTCAAGTACTGAAGAAGTGTGCAGCAGTTTTGATCATagccaaaatatttctttaactCAAAGGTCTTTATTATCAAGGAATGTTTCTGATAGCCCCAACAGTTCTTTGTCCTCACCTGCTCCTAAAAGGGCCAAGAATGCAAGTACGGAACTGAATGATAAACCCAGTCATCCTCCAAATAATTTGCCACAGTTGTCttcaaatgaagaaacatttCTAGAGAATAACAACCTTTCTCAAGTTAATTTAAAATGCTTtgagaaaatcagaaaatattcAAGTACAAAAGAGAAAGCCATTCAGACAGAGGATTTCTTTGGTTCCTCAGTAGTAGCTACCTCTTTACTCTTCAGAAGAGAAGTAGATTTGTGTGAAAAGCCCCTGGACTTGACTTTGCCTGGAAGAAGTAGGTCATGGGTTCATGGTGCTGAGAATGTTTCCTGTTCCACTTTGGCTACTGGGGATGGAGTTCACATAATTCCTCATAATGTTTCTGCAACTATATGTCCTATGGAAGATCAGCCAGTAGGTTCAGCGCTAGCAACCACTGTTCTTAGTGATGATGGCCAGGAAAAGAAATGTGCTTGTAGTCAGCTGAGAAAACCAGATGAGATAAAATATATTCAGACAAAACTTAAttcatcctttttctttaaaacGAAAGGTGAGCCAGATTTCAACATTCCTAAAGAGCCTTTAGTAAAATTAAAGAACGAAGCAAAAATAGATTCTATCTAG